The genomic segment CCTTGGGCGAGCTGCCGGCCGCGCCCGTGCGGGACGTCCTGCTGCCGCCGCGGATGTTCAACAGCGACGACCTCACCCTGGACGGCCTCGACCTCGCCGCCATCGCCGCGGGCCAGCCCCACCGCCTCCACATCCCCGAGGAGGAAGGTCTCATTGACTTCTGGTCAGCGATGGGCTAACGTCCCGCCCAGCGACGCCCGCCGCTTCGCGGCATGCGCCATCTTGTTGTTTGAAAAGTGATTGCAAGCCTCGCTTCAAGTGCGGAAGGATGGGACGTGGCGACCAGGACCGTGGTCATTGTCGGCCGCCCGAACGTGGGCAAGTCGACCCTGTTCAACCGCGTCATCGGCGAGCGGCGCTCGGTGGTCCACGAGACGCCCGGGGTCACGCGCGACCGCATCGCCGAGCTGACCGACTGGGCGGGCCATTCCTTCCAGCTGCTGGACACCGGCGGCATCATCCCGTTCGGCGAGGAAGTCACGCGCTTCGACAGCCTGGTCACCGAGATCGCCCACCTCGCGATCGCCGAGGCCGACGTGGTGATCTTCATGGTCGACGGCTCGGGCGGCCTGTCGACCTGGGACGACAGCATCGCCGTGCACCTGCGCCGCAGCGGCAAGCCGGTGGTGCTGACCGTCAACAAGGTCGAGAAGGATCACCAGCGCTACGGCGCCGCGGACTTCTACCGCCTCGGCTTGGGCGAGCCGCACTGCATCAGCGCCCTGCACGGCCTGGGCGTGGGGGACCTGCTGGACGAGGTGGTGGCGGACTTCCCGGTCGGCCCCGAGCCCGAGCCCTGCGACATGAAGATCGCGATCCTCGGCCGCCCGAACGTGGGCAAGTCCAGCCTGCTGAACCTGCTGGTCGGCCGCAACGAGGCGCTGGTCAGCGAGATCGCCGGCACCACGCGCGACGCCATCCACACCGACCTGCACTGGCACGGCCGCACCCTGCGCCTGATCGACACTGCCGGCCTGCGCCGCAAGTCGCGCGTCGAGGAGGCGATCGAGGTCTTCAGCAACATGCGCACCGTGCGCGCGCTCGAGGAGTGCGACGTCGCCGTGCTGATGGTCGACGCCACCGAAGGCACCGTCACCCAGGACGCCAAGATCGCCGGTCTGATCCACGACGCGGCCAAGGGCGTCGTGGTCGCCTTCAACAAGTGGGACCTGGTCGAGAAGGACCAGGCCACGCACCTGAAGGTCTGGGAGGAGTTCTGCCGCGAGGTGCCCTTCCTGACCTACGCGCCCTGGTTCACGCTGTCGTCCCTCACCAAGCAGCGCTCCGGCAAGGTGCTGGAAATGGTGTGGGAGGTGTTCGAGCAGCGCTCCCTGCGCATCGACACCAGCGAGCTGAACACGTTCCTCGAGGGCATCATCCACAAGCAGCCGCCGCACTTCCACGGCGGCGGGACCGGCAAGGTCTACTTCGCGACCCAGGCGGAATCCTCGCCGCCGGCCATCGTGCTGTCGGTGAACAATCCGAAATTCTTCGACCGCAGCTACCTGCGGTTCCTGAACAACCAGATCCGCGAAGCCTACGGGTTCAAGGGCAACCGGATCTTCATCAAGACCAAGCGTCACTGAGCGGAAGGCGCCCATGCTCCTGCTGTTGAGCCTGATCCTGGCCTACCTGCTGGGCGCCGTGCCCTTCAGCTTCATCGTGGCGCGCGCGGTGCGCGGCATCGACCTGCGGCACCACGGCAGCGGCAACCTCGGCGCCACGAACGTGTTCCGCGCCGTGGGACCGCGCTGGGGCGTGCTGGTGTTCCTGCTGGACCTGGCCAAGGGCGCCGGCGCGGTGCTCATCATGTCGGCGGTGGCGGCGGGCTGGCCCCCGGACCAGGCGACGCCGCTCCACCTGCCGCCCGACCTCTGGCGCATCTTCGCCGGCTTCGTCGCCTCGCTCGGCCACACCCTGTCGCCCTTCGTCAGCTGGCACGGCGGCAAGGGCGTGGCCACGACCTGCGGCGCCTTCTTCGTGCTGGCCCCGTACCCCACGCTGATCGCCCTGAGCGTGTTCTTCCTGGTGCTGGCCCTGCGCCGGATCATCTCGCTGGCCAGCATCTGCGCGGCGGTGGTCCTGCCCTTCACCGTCGCCTTCTTCGAGTGGCGCTCCGCGCATTTCTCGCGCACCATCTCCGTCTTCGCCTTCCTGATCTGCGGCTGGGTGGTCTTCCGCCACCGCGCGAACATCCGCCGCCTGCGCGCCGGCACCGAGGCGGCCATCGGCGCCGGGAACGACCGGTCGAAGGCCCCGGCCGGGCCGCGGGAGTCCTCGTGAAGGCCGCCGTCCTGGGCACCGGCAGCTGGGGGACGGGATTCGGCCGCCACCTGGCCTCGCTGTGGAGCGAGGTGGTCATGTGGGGCGTCGATCCCGCCCAGGTCGACGCCATCGCGACGATGCACGCCAACCCCGACTACTTCCCCGGCCTGGTGCTGCCGCCGAACCTGACCGCCACCCTGGACCTCGCCGCGGCCGTCGCCGGCGCCGACGCGGTCTTCGTCGTGCTGCCCAGCCAGGCGGTGCGCGCCGTCGCGTCCCGCCTGCACGCCTGCGACCTGCGCCCGGGTTGCCCGATCGTGTGCCTGAGCAAGGGGCTCGAACTCGACACGCTCAAGCGGCTCAGCACCGTCCTGGAAGAGGAGCTGTGCCACGACGCCGCCGGCGGGTCCCACCCGATCGGCGTGCTGCTCGGCCCCAGCCACGCCGAGGAGGTCGTGCTGGGCATGCCCACGGCCCTGGTGCTGGCGGGCCGCGGCGACGGCTGGCACGCCCTGCAGGGCCATCTGGCCGGTCCCACGCTGCGCGTCTACACGAACCACGACCTGCTGGGCGTGGAGATCGCCGCCGCCTTCAAGAACGTGATCGCCATCGCGGTGGGCATGTGCGACGGGCTGGGCTACGGCGACAACACGCGCGGCGCGGTCATGACCCGCGGCCTGAAGGAGCTGGCGCGCCTGGGCATCGCCCTGGGCGGCCGTTTCGATACCTTCTACGGCCTGTCCGGGATCGGCGACCTGATCACCACCTGCACGAGCCACCACTCCCGCAACCGCAACTTCGGCGAAGCGGTGGCCCGCGGCGACCACGACCCGCAGGAGATCCTGCGCGACGCCAAGCAGGTCGTCGAGGGCGCCGTGATGACTCAGGCCGCCTTGAAGTTGAGCGCGAAGCACCAGATAGAACTTCCTATCACACAGGAAGTTCACCGTGTGCTATATTCCGGAAAGACCGCCGCCCAGGCCATGCAGGACCTGATGGAGCGGTCGCTCCGTTCCGAGCTGGAGTGACCGCGAGGGGAGGGTTGCACGTGGCCGATCTGCCCGACAAGCTCTACTACTCGATCCGCGAGATCGCCGAGCACACCGGCGTCGAACCGCACGTCCTTCGCTACTGGGAGACCGAGTTCCCCACGCTGCGCCCCAAGCGGGCCCGCTCCGGGGCGCGCACCTACCGGCGCCGCGACGTCGAAGAGATCCAGCTGATCCGCCGCCTCCTGCACGAGGAGGGCTACCGCATCGAGGGCGCGCGCAAGTTCCTGCGCGAACGCCGCCAGCCGCAGGAGACCACCGACACCGCCAAGCCCCGCCAGGACATGTTCGCGGCCCAGGATCGCACCGCCCGCCTGCAGGGCGTGCGCGAGGGGCTGCGGGAAGTGCTGGGCCTGCTGGCCGCCATGAAGGAGCCGGGAGCGCGCTGAGCCGCCGGCCGCCCGAGACGCAATCAGCCCGGCGCAATCCGCCTTGTCCCGGCCCGTATCGCGTATTAGATTGTCCGCTCGCCCGGGCCAGGTCCCGGGTCCGTTTTCTTGGTCGGGCCGTAGCGCAGCCCGGTAGCGCACTTGCATGGGGGGCAAGGGGTCGGCGGTTCAAATCCGCCCGGCCCGACCACCGTTCCCGATCCGGTTCACCCCCGGGATCAGCAGAGCGGCAGGGGTTCCGGGTCCACCCGGGACCCCTGCTTCGTCATCTCTTCGCTTTTCCCGTCGCACTCCCGGTGCCATCATGCACCCGCCACCGTTCCCCGAGCCGGAGACACCCCGTTGCGCGATCCGCGGACACCGCCCGTTCCCTTCGGCTACCGCACCAGCGCGTTCTGGTACGCGCTCGGGGCGCGCGTGGCCGTCGCGGCGCCCCGCGACGTCGCCCGCTGGGCGGCGCGGCGGATCGGGGACTGGTACGCGTGGACCCACCCCGGCGTGCGGCGGACCGTCGGGCATCACTTGGCGCTGGCCGACCAGGCCCGCGGCGACGGCCGGCGGACCCCGGTGCAGCGACCCTTCCGCGAGTTCAGCGAGACGGTCGCGGACTTCCTGCGCCTGGCCGGCGGGCGCGGCGACGAGATCGTCGCGGAGATCGAGGTCGCCGGTCTCGAACACCTGCAGCGTTGCCAGATGGAAGGCTCCGGCGTCGTCTTCCTCAGCGCCCACATGGGCAACTGGGAGGCGGTCGGCGCCTGGGGCGCCTCGCGGGGCCTGCGCGTGCTGGGCGTGGCGCGCCCGCACCCGAGCCCGCGCGTGGACGAGTTCTTCAACGCGGCCCGCCGGCGCTTCGGGCTCGAGGTGTTCCCGCTGGGCGGCGACCCGCGCCTGCTCGCCGAGCACCTGCAGAGCGGGGGCGTGGTGGCCATCGTCGGCGATCGGGATTTCACCGGGCGCGGCGCCGAAGCCGCCTTCCTGGGCGCCCGCACCCGGCTGCCGCAGGGCTGGATCCGCCTGGCCCAGCAGACCGGCGCCTGGATCCTGCCGGGCCGCCACCGCCGGCTGGTCGAGGACGGGCGCCACGTCTCGCGGCTGGAATTCCGGGAGCCTTGGCGCGTCGCGCCCGGCGAAGCGGGCGCCGCCGAAGCCTTCGCCCGCGGCTCGGCGTTCCTCGAGGAACTGGTCCGCGAGGATCCCGGCGCCTGGACCGTCTTCGATCCCGTGCTGCAGGGAGGTCGCCCGCGGTGAACGACGTCGGCGTGATCCTGCCCGCCCTGGACGCGGCGCGCTTCCTGGGGCCGCTGATCGCGGAGATCCGCGCCTTGCACCCGCAGTTCCACGTGCTCGTGGTCGACGACGGCAGCGTCGACGGCACCGCGCAGGCCGCGCGCGACGCCGGCGCCGAGGTCGCCGTCCACCCCGAGAACCGCGGCAAGGGCGCCGCCCTGCAGACCGGCTTCGCCTGGGCCCGCGACCACGGCTGGGAGTGGGCCTTCACCATGGACGCCGACGGACAGCACCTGCCGCGCGAGATGGGGGCCTTCCTCGACGCCGCGCGGTCCGGCGGCCTGGACGTCGTGGTCGGCACGCGCATGGACCACACCGCCGACATGCCGTGGATCCGCAAGGCGACCAACGTGTTCACCAGCCGGGTGGTGAGCCGCCTCGCGGGCGTGCGCATCCCCGACTCGCAGAACGGCTACCGTCTCTTCCGCGTCGCGGCGCTCGCGGGGCTGCGCGTCACGACCAGCCGCTACGATTACGAATCCGAGATCCTGGTGCGCCTGGCGCGGCGCGGCGCCCGCATCGGTTCGGTCCCGACCACCACGGTCTACGGCGAGGAACGCAGCGCCATCCACCCCCTGCGCGACACCGTGCGGTTCTTCCGCCTGGTGCGCCGCCTGAGCCGCACCCGCGACGAGGAGCGTCCATGACCCGCCACATCCTTCTGAGCAACGACGACGGCATCGAGGCCCACGGCCTGAACCTGCTGGCCCGCGTCCTGACCGAGCGCGGCGACGTCCGCGTCAGCGTCGTGGCGCCTTCGGAGCAGCAGAGCGCCTCGAGCCACTCGCTGACCATCCGCAACCCGATCCGCGTGCTCGACTGCGGGCCGGGCCGCTGGGCGGTCACCGGCAC from the bacterium genome contains:
- the der gene encoding ribosome biogenesis GTPase Der, giving the protein MATRTVVIVGRPNVGKSTLFNRVIGERRSVVHETPGVTRDRIAELTDWAGHSFQLLDTGGIIPFGEEVTRFDSLVTEIAHLAIAEADVVIFMVDGSGGLSTWDDSIAVHLRRSGKPVVLTVNKVEKDHQRYGAADFYRLGLGEPHCISALHGLGVGDLLDEVVADFPVGPEPEPCDMKIAILGRPNVGKSSLLNLLVGRNEALVSEIAGTTRDAIHTDLHWHGRTLRLIDTAGLRRKSRVEEAIEVFSNMRTVRALEECDVAVLMVDATEGTVTQDAKIAGLIHDAAKGVVVAFNKWDLVEKDQATHLKVWEEFCREVPFLTYAPWFTLSSLTKQRSGKVLEMVWEVFEQRSLRIDTSELNTFLEGIIHKQPPHFHGGGTGKVYFATQAESSPPAIVLSVNNPKFFDRSYLRFLNNQIREAYGFKGNRIFIKTKRH
- the plsY gene encoding glycerol-3-phosphate 1-O-acyltransferase PlsY gives rise to the protein MLLLLSLILAYLLGAVPFSFIVARAVRGIDLRHHGSGNLGATNVFRAVGPRWGVLVFLLDLAKGAGAVLIMSAVAAGWPPDQATPLHLPPDLWRIFAGFVASLGHTLSPFVSWHGGKGVATTCGAFFVLAPYPTLIALSVFFLVLALRRIISLASICAAVVLPFTVAFFEWRSAHFSRTISVFAFLICGWVVFRHRANIRRLRAGTEAAIGAGNDRSKAPAGPRESS
- a CDS encoding NAD(P)H-dependent glycerol-3-phosphate dehydrogenase, which gives rise to MKAAVLGTGSWGTGFGRHLASLWSEVVMWGVDPAQVDAIATMHANPDYFPGLVLPPNLTATLDLAAAVAGADAVFVVLPSQAVRAVASRLHACDLRPGCPIVCLSKGLELDTLKRLSTVLEEELCHDAAGGSHPIGVLLGPSHAEEVVLGMPTALVLAGRGDGWHALQGHLAGPTLRVYTNHDLLGVEIAAAFKNVIAIAVGMCDGLGYGDNTRGAVMTRGLKELARLGIALGGRFDTFYGLSGIGDLITTCTSHHSRNRNFGEAVARGDHDPQEILRDAKQVVEGAVMTQAALKLSAKHQIELPITQEVHRVLYSGKTAAQAMQDLMERSLRSELE
- a CDS encoding MerR family transcriptional regulator, whose amino-acid sequence is MADLPDKLYYSIREIAEHTGVEPHVLRYWETEFPTLRPKRARSGARTYRRRDVEEIQLIRRLLHEEGYRIEGARKFLRERRQPQETTDTAKPRQDMFAAQDRTARLQGVREGLREVLGLLAAMKEPGAR
- a CDS encoding lysophospholipid acyltransferase family protein; the protein is MRDPRTPPVPFGYRTSAFWYALGARVAVAAPRDVARWAARRIGDWYAWTHPGVRRTVGHHLALADQARGDGRRTPVQRPFREFSETVADFLRLAGGRGDEIVAEIEVAGLEHLQRCQMEGSGVVFLSAHMGNWEAVGAWGASRGLRVLGVARPHPSPRVDEFFNAARRRFGLEVFPLGGDPRLLAEHLQSGGVVAIVGDRDFTGRGAEAAFLGARTRLPQGWIRLAQQTGAWILPGRHRRLVEDGRHVSRLEFREPWRVAPGEAGAAEAFARGSAFLEELVREDPGAWTVFDPVLQGGRPR
- a CDS encoding glycosyltransferase family 2 protein, whose product is MNDVGVILPALDAARFLGPLIAEIRALHPQFHVLVVDDGSVDGTAQAARDAGAEVAVHPENRGKGAALQTGFAWARDHGWEWAFTMDADGQHLPREMGAFLDAARSGGLDVVVGTRMDHTADMPWIRKATNVFTSRVVSRLAGVRIPDSQNGYRLFRVAALAGLRVTTSRYDYESEILVRLARRGARIGSVPTTTVYGEERSAIHPLRDTVRFFRLVRRLSRTRDEERP